A window of Carassius carassius chromosome 48, fCarCar2.1, whole genome shotgun sequence genomic DNA:
ccaaaaggcatcttagcaagtcCTGCCATAACACTTGGTTACCCGAGTAAGCAGTTATTAAGAGTCTTTCCCACTATAAGAGAACCGTCCCATGGATGGTTCCCTGAATCTAGAACGTCGATACCAAAACAAGGGCCTATTTTTAGTAGGGTTCAATAAATCTAGTAACACTTAACAGCTCTTACCATCAAGAcactgttgcagtcctgcagttcattctcaaagaagagcaccttagagcctgggaccaaaccgacaacaggacatcctcccagagtcagaccagatggctggatcagttcaccattgctaaacaagtcctgctgtacctccacatgaatccggttctcaccgcattgaatagctacactactgggggtcacaggttgcctcaaatggaaatccaccgccatctcactcggcacttctggaacaacggggaacctccagtccaaaggcttcactggaccctgcaacacctgcttctcctgaagaccaagaggctctTGTGCAAATCCTCTGTAGTCGAGACTCTGAAACGGAGAGGCCTTCTGCAAAGTGTTCCCGAGCACTTGAGAAGAAACAGGCACTCTGGAAGCTGGATACAATTGATGCTTCTTGCTTTTCGGACTTTGACTGGAACTCAAACTTCcaaaagcattcttcagatcaaacaccacaagcacaaccagcactaacacacattgcaaaagacccatcctgacaaacgttaacacaatacccaccagtgctcgtctttgccattaagtacagctttgaatttaagcggctcctcccctttcagcttgaTTGATTACCTTTggacctccaaaggtctctggacctgtaattaacaaatgagaacgttctggaatgtcactagccaatggaaggcttgaaaaggatctgagattttcatctacacttattcacaattttacaattaaagtttgacagtgtgtctatGATAGACAAAGAATGTCATTACAAAAGCGCCTGATATGActcaaataatagagaatattcataaaaatctctctctcttttaatggatcctctgcagtgaatgggtggcatcagaacgaaagtccaaagagctattataaatatcaaaataatccacaagtaattcacatcaattacggtcttgtgaagggaaaggctgtgtgtttataagaaacaaatccatcgttgagaaattcaaattcaaattattgcttccagccaaaatatgagctcataatcccagttaaaggtgccatagaatgcattgatactatattttaaatgatatctacataaaaggtacgtggcttgggtatgggcaaaaattctctggaacggttttacatgtccatttacaaccctgggatttgtccctagaattatttggaagggtcatgaacaataatgttgagctctgctctgattggctgtttcacaGCGCGGATCTCTTCTGTCCAGCGTGAACGATGGCGAGATTAGGCATTAAAACCtgatatgtttgagcctgtatcagacgaagataaagatttggaaagaatgtttagcgtccgcgtgaacgaggcttgagagagttgtcagtgaagatgtggacgcagcctctgtgttgcttttataagcgttttttctcaataagaattgaatcttgagatccaatgagaatcacccagttgttaatgaagagggagggactatcgttaattagctgaaatctgtagaatacaaaaagaccaaagggcagtagcttcactttgtgtttagctgttgaacaatggctggaagttggtgtttggctcagattttggtggtctgtgctttctgtcatgctgttccacagtggagtaaatcgcttcaggatgctcaagctctgatgatccagcaaactgaccagcagtttcagctccagaagccagttcaacagctaactaaccagcagtttccgcctcggaaaccagttcaacagctaactaaccagcaatttccgctccaaaagcctgttccacaactacctacaccgcagtttccgcttcagaagccagttccacaacaacctaagccgcagtttccgcttcagaagccagttccacaacaacctaagctgcagtttccgcttcagaagccagttccacaacaacctaacccgcagtttccgcttcagaagccagttccacaacaacctaagccgcagtttccgattcagaagccagttaaacagcagtttcagaagccagtagtgcaggcagagccccttgataaatgtgctgtagctgattctgagcagatccaatgtggtctacctgggatcagtggtgctgagtgtgaagctatcaactgctgctttaacggacagcagtgtttctatgggagGGCAGGTAAGCGTTCTCCATCTTATTCTGTTCGTGTTAAACCGTTTCTCTGAATTTAACCTGCTCTTGTtctagtgactgtccagtgtattcgagatggtcagtttgtggtagtggtgtctcGAGACGTTACCttgcctcgactgagtctggattcggttcatctactgggtggaaacgacccaccttgtgctcctgtggggtctacaccttcctttgctatataccagttccctgtgaccgcatgtggcacgagcgtgatggttagcagctgctactggttttattctgcatcgcttggactggatgctgacaccgtttctattcacaggaggacggtggatatgtggtgtatgaaaacagaatgacctcatcgtatgaagtggggattggaccatatggttccatcacaagggacagtcattttgagtaggtgatccatgacttggtgtgaccactaatccctgataaatgctacaagctcgctgtgtgtcgtccaggtttctcttccagtgtagatattcgggaacttccgtggaagctctggttgtggaggtcaactctgttcctccacctccaccagtagctgctcctggacctctcagggtggagctcagactggccaacggccaatgtgtcaccaaaggctgtgctgaaggtaaggtcttgtcctgtgtctgcctaaagcctttcaaactggagtctggttaaaccccagtgttgttcctcaggggatgaggcctacacgtcctactacagtgacgctgattatcccatcacaaaagtcctgcgagagcctgtgtatgttgaggtgcacattatggagaggactgaccccaacattgtcctgatgctgggacgttgttggactacttcaacccccagtccactcagtctcccccagtgggaccttctgatcgacgggtgcgtgtacagccaatcttcatccagttagtctgctgggagaccctttctaaccttctcttttgtcttcagatgcccttaccaggacgaccgctatctgaccacactggttccagtgactggatcgtctggtcttcagttcccaacccactacaagcgctttgctgtgaagatgttcacatttgtagatccagcctcactggctgctctgcaggaaaccgtatgcccccctttacttgaacatttgtgtatttactacttgtggattctatgacttgagcctctttcttccctgtcagatcttcatccactgcagtacagaggtgtgccatccatcatctggctcttgtgagcaaagctgcaccaggaaacgtgagttcttgctttctctcgACAAAAAGGAACTGAGCATTTTAGAAGTGCGTTCTCACTTCTAACacttctctttcaggaagagacactcgtatcaaggctgtctctggggagcagactgtggtttctagtggagaagttactctggtcatgtaaatctagtgtttttaataaaccgtGCAGAACCCTGAGGTATCTCTTTGTCTATTGTTTTGGTTGGGCAGAATCCGGGATTACATGCCTCTTCCCAGTTGTTTTTTCCTCACACTATTAAACCAAGGTTTCACAACCTTTTGTAAGGTTGTGCATTCCTTTATCCATCCTCCAGTTGTTAACCTGGGGCAGCACAAGGTTCcccttttttaatttgtcttccaaaccgtagtttggttcccgatattcacaatataaagttatgtggattacttgcggcttttgttttaaatccaactcaaattgctgagctcaagttttaaatggaaatcaattCTCGACTGTCTTGAAGCAAACAAGAAACCGTGTCAATTGTCCTCAACTCAAAGTAATGATATTAAAGGGAtcctcctccccaaaatgaaaatggtgtcactaatcacttacccccgtgtcgttccaaacctgtagaacCTTCATTGGTCTTTGGGACCCAATTTAAccccttacttgtcaccccccattttcagcatggagacacgaatgacatgcccaaaattaaaaggttgctgctaacgagtctttcttactagatacataatcaacatctgttcacaaagctgacacctcaaagtttactgttcaggaatcagaattactcagacggttataatagagatatatgtAAGCTGAAacatgtcagtaaaaatattaaaaacctatttaaaagtgacgtaggatatgattttagatacataatgaagctaaagccacaagtctactaatacttcattttgatatttcagaatataatctcacaaagtgtgaaatttatgaaaccttttctaagaccgtgtcatgtgtgtttttagagaaggctagtaAAATTGATTTATGACTCCTGGAATGCGATCATCTCTTGTTGGGACCGGCAAAActgccccattcatgattctattgttgttACGAAACGAGCCTTTCACACAtgggccaggtatgacacaaaatcctgattcttcatttatcattatgccagtatacatttaccccactattatcaaaagccttactataaaaatacaacaaaacattttcttacaacctttgacaaaatgattacaaaatgcattatgaagaagaactgcacctgctatgtagctgcattagagctaacgttagcatcaagctacataagactattcatgaaaattaaccgattgtttgtaataacctccttttgcgatcacatgtggaattttactgctgtaaaaatatgctatttatagccttttacgtcgctgcacaagttagcatttcagatgtacatttttaatagttataaaaacgcccaaaatcacataccaaccattaactaacgtaatcgtgtgtttattatttggatatttcatgggtacagaggtttctctgtgtggttgtggtcagatatcgacacagaagtgtacaggaaatgcatcatgggtaggatggggcgggatatgatgcacagttatgatggacaagacacgggcgaatccggtctctgtcagcgcgcacacggaagactattcacacagagacagggctgggagcggatcattatcatcagatcacgtaaatcagtggaaaatgattagaaatgaggattctgactgaagaaatatgaagtaaacatcagtaaatatatctctgtgtatatgcaacttttgactataaaccctatttgaacacaaaccactgcagacgtgactgaatatgaatgcttggtgaatttctattctaaaaatgactcctatttattttgtactcctgacataaatgacggtcactgcaacaatgttttatcaaaacattggtcaaatatcgaagctagagtctttaaactttcaactgatGCACCGTTTCTCCAGGTCAAgtgagagagtgatgtttaacgtactgtgaaagtaaaacaataatctggggccggttttttggggtggagtatcccttta
This region includes:
- the LOC132131551 gene encoding zona pellucida sperm-binding protein 4-like — its product is MAGSWCLAQILVVCAFCHAVPQWSKSLQDAQALMIQQTDQQFQLQKPVQQLTNQQFPPRKPVQQLTNQQFPLQKPVPQLPTPQFPLQKPVPQQPKPQFPLQKPVPQQPKLQFPLQKPVPQQPNPQFPLQKPVPQQPKPQFPIQKPVKQQFQKPVVQAEPLDKCAVADSEQIQCGLPGISGAECEAINCCFNGQQCFYGRAVTVQCIRDGQFVVVVSRDVTLPRLSLDSVHLLGGNDPPCAPVGSTPSFAIYQFPVTACGTSVMEDGGYVVYENRMTSSYEVGIGPYGSITRDSHFEFLFQCRYSGTSVEALVVEVNSVPPPPPVAAPGPLRVELRLANGQCVTKGCAEGDEAYTSYYSDADYPITKVLREPVYVEVHIMERTDPNIVLMLGRCWTTSTPSPLSLPQWDLLIDGC